From the genome of Tenrec ecaudatus isolate mTenEca1 chromosome 1, mTenEca1.hap1, whole genome shotgun sequence:
TACTGCTCTCTGTAGTAACTATAGAATTCTGCAATcttaccagcagtgtatgagagtttCAACCTCTCTATTTCCTCTAGAGCATTTGTTAATTTTGCTATTTTGAGTGATACTATCAATGCTCATCTGAGGTTGTGTGTTAGTTCGGGCAGACTAGATAAAAaatttcagagacactcatatgtgtgtgatagacaaatttatttcaaagaataaTTGTTTCTTAAGGAAACATACCAGCCAGTCCGACACCAgtatgtaaattcctcttcaatacatgcaatgactctgagtgcagaaagatcacaggccagtgggttgaaagtcttgtggattcagtggtgaagaagcatctcagcactggtgtgagtctccacatggctcgtaCAGTTCCAGGGCTTCTACTCTATCAgcatgtggcttgtcaccaggaatgcctctcagggagtgtgtgtgtgtgtgtgtgtgtgtgtgtgtgtgtgtgtgtgctgcctccagggagctatttatctccttagctcagCCAACTGAGGTCAccaagcagcaacctgattgacaggttaaactccaccccttcactcttaagtctcaagttgacaccagattatataactaccaccggtggtatctcatcattattttaatttgcattcttCTTGTAGCTATTAATCTTTGCTTCTTTTTCTTGCCTTGTGGGCACTAgaatttctgtattgtttttaacTGTGGATATCTTCTCTTTTTTCTTAATCTTAAagaaaataattctttttttgtcattaaaTATTTTAGCTGTATTTTTATATGCACCTTACCAACTTGCGTTATTTCTTCCCTGTTCCCAGTTTGCAAAGTGCTTGTTACAAGAGAGTGCCATATTTTGCCATATGCTTGTAGTGTGTTAAATgatatttgcttttcttttttcctttaatcCACTAATGTTGTGGGTATTATTGCTTGATTTTTGAACACTGACCCAGCATTGCATtcctagaagaagaagaagaagaagaaattatttttcattcagTGCAACTCTTTTTCATACCTTATTTTATTTGCTTGTGAATATTTTGTATTCAATTATATTTCagatcatgagagatattggcctgAAGTTTTgtatgtgctgtctttgtcttctTCAGCCTCTATAAAGAAGTTGAGAAGTATTGCTTTCTCTTCTATTTCATGAAAAATATAGTGCAAAATTGGTGTTCAATGTTTGGTAGAGCTCTCCAGGCAAACAATGTGTGTCTGGAGATTGCTTTTTCAGTGGTTTTAGTGTTCTAAGCTTGAATTCTCTAATAGTTATAAGAAAAGTCAGAGGACATTGTACGCTGACCACCCTACAGGACAATGAAGAACTGCCTCTTCGGgtatttgaggctgtaaatctttatgggagcagaaagcttcatttttctcttgcaaactggctggtgattttgagctgCTAATCTTGAGGCAGAAGTCAAATGTGTAACCTGCTAGGCCAACACCTCAGAGATTTAGTGGAGTTTGGATAATGAAATTTTGAAGGAATTGGCCACATTTCTTTAAAAACTTCAAGTTTATGAGCATACATTGTCTATTATATTTTCTTATTACACTTTCCATAAATGCCTAATTTTTAGTgatatattatattatttatgtCTTCTCTATTGGTCTTTTTGTTACTTTTTCCAATTTTATTGAAATTTTCAAAGATTCAATTGTCAGTTTTAAAGATCCAATTTTCTCTAttgttttcctattttttaaaaatcattttattaggggctcttatcacaatctatacatacatccattgtgttaaacacatttgtacatatgttgccatcatcattttcaaaacattttctttccacttgcacccttgatatcagctccccgtgtcctccctcccccacccttcctccttcatgaaccctttgaTAAtgtaaaggcttttttttttcatgtcttatacctaccactgtctcctttctcccacttttctattgtccatccccctgggaaggggttatatgtagatcatataatcagttcctcctttctccacccaccttcccctttctctcattattggttctgaggggttcatctatcctgggttccctggTTTTCCAGATCTTAccataccagtgcacatcctctggtctagccagatttgtaaggtagaattggggtcatgatttgttttcttattttttacaCCACTGACTTCTGTTCTCATCTTTATCATTTGCTTTCTGGGTTGCTTTGGGTTTATGTACTCACATTTTGACTCTTTTGAAGTAGAAACTTAGATTACTAATTTTAGATACTTCCTCTTTTCTAACTTATTCATAGGTGTGACTCAAAATAAGGACATGCAGCTCAAAATACCCATGAAGAATTGTAACATGGAATATGTGCTGTATGAATCTAAAAGAactgaaagtcatcaaaaattaaatgcaaGACATAAAGATTAGTACCATGGGTATTAGTGAGTGAAATGGATGGATATTAGTATTAAGAATTTGTCAGCTACATAAGCAAGTATGTCAGAAGTAATGCATTAAaaaggaatggcatcacattcatgttaaataagtaaacaaaacaagaaatggtCAAAATCAACCCTGAATTACAATACCACTGCCAGCATTATATCCAAACACCTGTAAAGAAGACTTGCTATTATTATTATACCATTCCATgactattatatatacatattatgtgtatatatgtatataaatataataaacgGAACTTTTAAATGTACATATAGTGCACATACGATATATTattttatgtataatatataattGCACACTATACATATACtattatattcatatatttatacatatactaCACATATTAGTATATGACTATTTGTCATTATGTAGTAACCACTAATACCAAAGATAAGAAATCAAAGATTTTTACACATTTCTCAGtccaaaattgatcaaatgtgcaatcaagatgcactgataattaacaatgattggaatacaaaagatggaaacaaaacaaaaatcaaatgtgCTCCTGGGAAACTTGCACATCAACcaaaatgaagcatttcaaaCAACACAATGGAATACGATGTGGGTTAAAATcagagaaaggtgtgtgtcaaagtTATATGTTggtatgctcagcaaataatcagagaacctggattatatgaagaagaacacaacaTCAGAATTGGATGAAGAGTCATTAACAAACTGATAAACAGTTGACacagtctttttttttcaaaaagacttgaagaatttattgatgaagattaaagacgACAGTCGTCGATGTGGGCTCTACCTcatcataaagaaagaaaaataattatatcTCAATGAAAAAGTAGCATTGAATAGTAAACATAGCAAATATTAAATTTGATAAGAATAAGATTTgcagggatccacaatcaaagtcgTAAAAAGCAAATGGGTCACTTTGAAGTGTTAGGTGCACCTGATCCTAACTATAGTATTTTAAACCTTCTATTATGCATGCAAAATCTGGATGATgaataagaaaaccaaagaattgatgcatatgaACTGTGGTgtgagagaagaatattgaataggcCATGCACTGCCAGAAACAGGAACCAGTCGGTCTGGAAAGAAGGAGAGCCGGAATGcctcttagaagaaaggatgatggGACTTACCAGACACttaggaccagtctctggagaaggacatcgcctTTTATAAAGTAATGTGTCGGCGAAGTAGAGGAAGAGCctcgtgagatggactgacatagtccCTGCCATATTGCCCAAAGACAGCAATGGCGGTGAGGGGGCCACAGCACTGGGCAGCATCTTGCTGTGCTGCCCATAGAGTTGCCTTTAGCCAAGACGCCTAAAGAAACAGCGTGTGTGAGTGTACATGTGCGCATGTCATTGGCTTCTTTACACTGGACTACATTAAGATTGAGGAATGCTGCCAATTGTTGTGAAGAAGAGCTTTGGGCTCCGGAATTCCTGCATGTTGCATGTTGGAAACGAGTCGTTAGAAACACGTGCGGGGATGTCGGAATGTCTAGTTTGATATTTCCTTGGGTAGTTCCAATTGCCATCCTCACTTTGACTACCACTAAAGAAATTTTGAACTTTCTTTAGCATACTAGCCTTTAGAATCTGAGATTTCTAGCCTGGTAATCCCCTGGAATATAGGAAATCAACTCTGCTCTCAGGAACTGGGGCAGAGTTGCCTACCCACATTAGTGCTTCCTAGCGCCAGCAAGGATCAGCTAAAGAAATTCTGGAAAATGTGTACACCAGTTATTGGAAGAGTCCATAGACTGTAGTAGGATATCAGCAAGGATCTACGCCAGGCTTCAAGAATGTCTGAAAATCCACACAATATAATATATGAGTATACCTCCTAAATTCTTGAAAGACAGCAAAAATGACTTTCATCCCATTAACAGAAAGGGAAGAAAAGTCTATctggagtggttctcaagcctttaaaaaaaaaagctattaaaAGGCATTGTGCCTTACTTGGCATTGTACACTTCAGAATGTCCTAAAGTGTGGTGCTGTGTACACATGTGTGTAAGCATACTTAAGTAAGAAAAAAGCTAGGCCTGTAGATATTTCCCCTAAATTCTTTAATATATGCCAAGTCATTGCATAACCTTTCTGGAACAGGACACCGAGAACCATGACTGACATAAAGGAAACCTCTTGTCTTAGCAACCAATTAATTTACTCTATTCTTCTACCTATAACGAAACGCACTATCAACACAGCATTAAAATATAAACGTAAAGAAAGGGTATTCTTAACATGTTCCTAACTGGATAGGGATTTCTGCTCTCCTGCTCTTTGTAGAGCATCTTTGACTTCTTTATTCCTCAATGTGTACCCGACAGGGTTCAGCGAGAGCATGAGGACAGTGTACGTCACTGAGATGAGTGTGTCTTGCTTGTCAGAACTCTGAGATTTGGGCTTGAGGTAGATGATGGAAGCACATCCATAGTGGATGATGACCACTGTGAGGTGGGAGACATGGGTGGAAAAAGCTTTCTTTCTGCCCTCAGCTGAAGCAATCTTAAGGACTGTAGAGATGTTGAAGGCATAGGAGATAAACACTAGCCCCATTGGTAGAATAAGGACACAGACACTGACCACAAAGCTGATGATCTCATTGGCAGTGGTCTCTGCACAGGCCAGTTTCAGCAGGGGTTGTACATTGCAGAAGTGAGAGATGACAAAGTCATCACAGTAAGGCAGGACAAACACAGATGTCCCTTGAATGAAGGCCATCCCTAGTCCAATTCCCAGGGACCCAGATCCCAGACTGGCCCAGAATCGATTACTCATGATGACAGAATACCAGAGGGGGTTGCAGATGGTCACATAGCGGTCATTGCCCATGGCTGTGAGCAGGAAGCAGTTGTTGATGCCAAAAGTGAGATAGAAGAAGAGCTGTGTGGCACAGCCTGGCATGGAAATACCCTGGTATGGACTCAGGAGGCCAAACAATATTCTTGGAATGATGGCCACTGTGTAGCAGGTCTCAGAGACAGACAGCAGGCTGAGGAAGAAGGACATGGGAGTGTGAAGGTGACGATACAGGCAAATGATGGTCACAATGATGACGTTGCTAGAGAGAGTCAGTAGGTACAATGTCAGAAAGACAACAAAGACTATAAGTCTGTGCTGCCATCGGAAGCAGGAGAAACCTACAAAGAGTAACTCAGTTACTGTTGGAGAGTTTGATTCTGGCTAGGTCTGAAGGAACTGGCCAAaataaggggtgtgtgtgtgagaatgaTGATACAATTAAACAGAGTAACCTGTACAGTGCAATTGATAAAGAGAGGTCTCCATCATCTCAGCAATGCCCTAAATTCCACAAGCCACCAATGTATAGTGGTTGACAAAATTGCTCTGTGATCACTTGTCCGCATACTGTTATCCTTCTGCTTTGTTAGTATTAGGATTCTGTTACCTCAGGATTCTGGATTGAGGACAATCATAAAGATGGAATGTAATGACAACTTGAAAGAAAAATTTGGAAAAATAACTACCTGGTAACTGAATACTCAGGTCTACGCAGGAAGAGTCATAAAATGCACAAAATGTGCCTAGTTATATCTTCTTTCCATAATATATTCTTTTTTCCTTAATATATTCTTAAGGCAGTTTCCCAAAGACCCTATGAGAACCAGAGACCTAGTGAAAAGGAAATATATCTGACACTGATATCCTTTGAATACTGTAAGTGTGCATTGACAGCACCAAATGCTCTCTAAgcgtaataaaatgacttttctcccaagaacccttaggcttgggctttaTTTCCCTATCTCTCTATCTCCCCAAACCCCTACATTCATAACAAGTGAGCAATTCTTCTGACTTTTTCCTGGAGAGCCACAACCCAACAGCCTTAAGATCAAGAGAAGTAGTTTTTTTAAGACTCTTTAGATGACCATTTAGCTTATCTCCTTCTTAAATTCTAgccaaagacaggaaagagagtgggGCCAATGCAAATATCCATTAAAGTAGGACAATTAATTTCTTAATATGAGAAGAAAGATAAAAATTATTCATCAAATAAAGACTCCATGTTCTACTTTTTCTTTAATTGAGTATACCCCAAGGTTTTCTAGGGATAGGAATGAGCTGGTTCACCTTCTCTTTATCTTACCCCAAGTAGACACAGCATAGTAAATTACACTGGGGCATAGTTAACCTTATCCCTTGAACCCTTGTCTCCTCTTGATAATCCACCATGTTTAGCCAGTTGCCTCCACTCAGAAAGCTGAGTGTGTTCCTAATaagattctttctttctctttccatcATGAAGGCAACACTTCCTGAAATTCTCTTCACTTGTCTTCTCTAAATGGTCCAGACAGCCAACTTCTGTCCACCatcatatcttcaatgatcactAATAGCTCTCATTTCAAAAGACCTTAATCTCTGTTACTTCAGAGGTAATGTTGCCATAACCTCCTATTTAAACATCTCCTCTTGGGAACTCCCATATAAGTTTATTCACTAGTCCTTCAAAATGTTGCATTATTATGTATTCAGAATATTTTAACATGCTCAAATGCAGATTTGAAGATGCTGAAACAGTACTTGATTCACAGGAAATCCTTAAA
Proteins encoded in this window:
- the LOC142438485 gene encoding olfactory receptor 10J3-like, with the translated sequence MRGGILPESNSPTVTELLFVGFSCFRWQHRLIVFVVFLTLYLLTLSSNVIIVTIICLYRHLHTPMSFFLSLLSVSETCYTVAIIPRILFGLLSPYQGISMPGCATQLFFYLTFGINNCFLLTAMGNDRYVTICNPLWYSVIMSNRFWASLGSGSLGIGLGMAFIQGTSVFVLPYCDDFVISHFCNVQPLLKLACAETTANEIISFVVSVCVLILPMGLVFISYAFNISTVLKIASAEGRKKAFSTHVSHLTVVIIHYGCASIIYLKPKSQSSDKQDTLISVTYTVLMLSLNPVGYTLRNKEVKDALQRAGEQKSLSS